From a region of the Gammaproteobacteria bacterium genome:
- the carA gene encoding glutamine-hydrolyzing carbamoyl-phosphate synthase small subunit: protein MKQTKPVKLVLEDGTELSGGGFGATRAVGGEVVFNTAMTGYIETLTDPSYRGQILLLTYPLIGNYGVPLPRLAGSIDQPYESNQIQVQGLVVQHYVDDHSHHSGVRSLHDWLLSEGVPAASGIDTRTLTRRLREYGTMKGWLLPAGEETEEAQQDADIVDMRAEVFRVVTPNEPIRYEGGDQTVLLIDVGAKDNIVRSLLSRGVSVLRLPWHMRLSEFVDQADGIVIGNGPGDPKDLGALVEQVRGLLDSFERPIFGICLGNQILARAAGGDTYKLPYGHRGVNQPVQDLLTRRCYITSQNHGYAVKDESLPVDWEPWFVNINDGTNEGIRSRIRPFFSVQFHPEAHPGPRDTGFLFDDFLRLVGVTARG from the coding sequence CTGAAACAGACGAAACCGGTGAAGCTCGTGCTTGAAGATGGCACTGAGCTATCCGGTGGAGGGTTTGGCGCAACACGGGCCGTTGGCGGTGAAGTCGTTTTCAACACCGCCATGACCGGTTACATTGAGACGCTCACCGATCCATCCTACCGGGGACAGATTCTACTTCTCACTTATCCCCTAATCGGAAACTACGGTGTTCCCCTGCCTAGGCTAGCTGGCAGCATCGACCAACCATATGAATCAAATCAGATTCAGGTCCAAGGTCTGGTGGTGCAGCACTATGTTGATGACCACAGCCATCATTCTGGTGTCCGTTCATTGCATGATTGGCTTCTGAGCGAGGGGGTTCCTGCCGCCAGTGGTATCGACACGCGTACACTCACAAGGCGACTGCGAGAATACGGAACAATGAAAGGCTGGCTTTTACCGGCTGGCGAAGAAACGGAAGAAGCCCAACAGGATGCGGACATCGTGGATATGCGAGCTGAAGTCTTCCGAGTCGTCACGCCCAATGAGCCAATTCGCTATGAAGGGGGAGATCAAACCGTTCTGCTCATCGATGTCGGTGCGAAGGACAATATCGTGCGGTCGCTTCTTTCACGGGGCGTGAGCGTTCTGAGATTGCCTTGGCATATGCGGCTTTCAGAGTTTGTGGATCAAGCCGACGGTATCGTGATTGGGAATGGGCCAGGCGACCCTAAGGATTTGGGCGCGTTGGTGGAACAGGTACGGGGCTTGTTGGACAGCTTCGAGCGGCCGATCTTCGGTATTTGCTTAGGCAACCAGATCCTAGCCCGTGCCGCGGGCGGCGATACCTACAAACTTCCCTATGGACATCGAGGTGTTAACCAACCGGTGCAAGACCTGTTGACCCGTCGATGCTACATCACCAGCCAAAATCACGGATATGCGGTCAAGGACGAGTCGTTGCCAGTAGATTGGGAGCCGTGGTTTGTGAACATCAATGACGGGACCAATGAGGGTATTCGTTCGCGCATCCGTCCGTTCTTCAGCGTCCAGTTTCACCCCGAAGCTCATCCCGGGCCTCGGGATACCGGCTTCCTGTTTGACGATTTCTTACGGCTCGTGGGCGTGACAGCGCGAGGCTGA
- a CDS encoding DUF5989 family protein, whose amino-acid sequence MIEFLQDLWGFMRVRKKFWLAPIIIVMVLLGALIVLTQGSAVAPFIYTLF is encoded by the coding sequence ATGATTGAGTTTCTGCAGGACCTTTGGGGGTTTATGCGCGTGCGTAAGAAATTTTGGCTCGCACCAATTATCATAGTGATGGTGTTGCTTGGGGCACTGATCGTTTTGACCCAAGGATCGGCGGTGGCGCCATTTATATATACGCTATTCTAG
- the carB gene encoding carbamoyl-phosphate synthase (glutamine-hydrolyzing) large subunit, giving the protein MYGTYIAKKPGRVLVLGSGALQIGQAGEFDYSGSQAIKALKEEGIKTVLVNPNIATIQTSQELADRIYLVAVTPEFVERVIKKEEINAILLSFGGQTALNCGLALHDRGVFNKYGVQVLGTPIETIRATEDRHLFVERLAEIGVTTARSRACHSIPEACGAANEIGFPIMLRGAFALGGKGSGLVENKSDLEGALERAFSGPIQQVLVEEYLRGWKEIEYEVVRDGRDNCITVCNMENLDPMGIHTGESIVVAPSQTLNDDEYQRLRSIAIQTVRHLGIVGECNIQYALDPSSGEYRVIEVNARLSRSSALASKATGYPLAYVAAKLAVGYSLAEIPNGITRRTTAFFEPALDYLVCKVPRWDLTKFQGASMQIGSEMKSVGEVMAIGRTFPEVIQKALRMLDIAVKGLDPDAFQFQDIRGELQNATPLRIFAVAQGLRDGIAVDEIHELTGIDRWFLRAIEKIVRMHDALARARLPLPESTLRAAKGLGFSDQAIDKLTNSPAGTVRQARKGYGIEPHLVQIDTMAAEFPADTNYLYTTYHATSADVLPSAHKKIMVLGSGAYRIGSSVEFDWCCVNATQAAAALGFETIMVNYNPETVSTDYDMCDRLIFDEISFETVLDLYEHERPDGVVVSMGGQIPNNLAIRLHKAGVKILGTNPENIDVAENRQKFSALLDELGIDQPRWLHVTDVTDADTIVERLGGFPVLVRPSYVLSGAAMNVAHEPNELRRILALATSVSPEYPVVMSKFETHAREVEIDAVADQGELVLWAISEHIEDAGVHSGDATLVLPPQTLYIATIRRTKQIAAALAKALSITGPFNVQFLAKHNAIKVIECNLRASRSFPFVSKVTGKNFAGEAMRRMLGVSQKLVNDSLDLDYVGVKVPMFSFSRLVGADPMLGVEMASTGEVGCLGKDLNEALLHGLLATGFQLPRKGVLLSLGPVVDKYWFADEARIIGQELALPIYATEGTAEILTELGIECTSVGKRPGEGLSGLEVINDGRVDLVINIPREYDAQGRPDGYLIRRRAVDAGVPLITDLQLARAVIEALRQTRLIMRPDR; this is encoded by the coding sequence ATGTACGGCACCTACATCGCAAAAAAGCCTGGCCGTGTGTTAGTGCTCGGGTCAGGCGCCTTGCAGATCGGGCAGGCGGGAGAATTCGATTACTCGGGGTCACAGGCAATAAAGGCCTTGAAAGAGGAGGGGATTAAAACGGTCTTAGTTAATCCGAATATCGCGACCATCCAAACCAGCCAAGAACTTGCCGATCGAATCTATCTTGTCGCAGTTACCCCAGAGTTCGTAGAGCGAGTAATCAAAAAGGAAGAGATCAATGCGATTCTTTTGTCCTTCGGCGGCCAAACCGCGCTAAATTGTGGTCTGGCGCTGCACGACAGGGGGGTCTTCAACAAATACGGCGTCCAAGTCCTAGGGACGCCGATAGAAACGATTCGTGCTACCGAGGATCGCCATCTGTTTGTCGAACGGCTAGCTGAAATTGGCGTCACGACGGCGCGAAGCAGGGCCTGCCATTCCATACCGGAAGCATGTGGAGCGGCCAATGAGATCGGTTTTCCGATCATGTTGCGTGGTGCATTTGCGTTGGGTGGCAAGGGCAGTGGCCTCGTCGAGAACAAGAGTGATCTCGAGGGCGCCCTAGAACGCGCCTTCAGCGGGCCCATTCAGCAGGTCCTGGTTGAGGAATATCTGCGCGGTTGGAAAGAGATCGAGTATGAAGTCGTTCGTGATGGACGTGACAATTGCATCACCGTTTGCAACATGGAAAACCTCGATCCCATGGGTATCCATACCGGTGAGTCCATCGTTGTTGCGCCCTCGCAAACGTTGAACGACGACGAGTATCAGCGCCTTCGTTCAATCGCGATACAAACAGTCCGACATCTTGGGATCGTGGGCGAATGCAATATTCAATACGCGCTCGATCCCAGTAGTGGGGAATACAGGGTTATTGAGGTAAACGCTCGACTTTCTCGTTCGAGCGCGCTCGCGAGCAAGGCAACCGGCTATCCGCTCGCCTACGTTGCCGCCAAACTCGCCGTTGGTTATTCACTGGCCGAGATACCGAACGGCATTACCCGGCGAACCACCGCCTTCTTCGAGCCGGCGTTGGATTACCTCGTTTGTAAGGTCCCACGGTGGGACCTTACCAAGTTCCAGGGCGCATCGATGCAAATCGGCAGTGAGATGAAAAGTGTCGGCGAAGTCATGGCCATCGGTCGTACCTTTCCCGAGGTCATTCAGAAAGCCCTACGCATGCTGGATATCGCCGTCAAGGGCCTCGACCCCGATGCATTTCAATTCCAAGATATCCGCGGTGAGCTTCAGAACGCGACGCCGCTAAGAATATTCGCTGTCGCCCAGGGGTTACGCGACGGAATAGCCGTCGACGAAATCCATGAGCTTACGGGCATCGATCGCTGGTTTCTAAGGGCGATCGAAAAGATCGTGCGTATGCACGACGCCCTCGCTCGGGCCAGGCTTCCGTTGCCTGAGAGTACGCTCCGTGCCGCGAAAGGTCTCGGGTTCTCTGATCAAGCAATCGACAAACTTACGAACTCGCCAGCGGGCACAGTTCGTCAAGCCCGCAAGGGCTACGGGATTGAGCCGCATCTAGTTCAAATCGATACCATGGCAGCGGAGTTTCCCGCCGACACCAATTATCTATATACAACCTATCACGCGACCAGCGCTGATGTTTTACCTTCGGCGCATAAGAAAATTATGGTGCTTGGATCCGGCGCCTACCGAATTGGCTCGAGCGTTGAATTTGACTGGTGCTGCGTTAATGCAACACAGGCAGCAGCCGCGCTTGGATTCGAAACCATCATGGTCAATTACAACCCAGAAACGGTAAGCACTGACTATGACATGTGCGATAGATTGATTTTCGATGAGATCAGCTTCGAGACTGTATTAGATCTATATGAACACGAAAGGCCGGATGGTGTGGTCGTCAGCATGGGCGGTCAGATTCCGAATAACCTCGCGATACGCTTACATAAAGCGGGCGTGAAAATCCTTGGCACCAATCCTGAAAACATCGATGTAGCCGAGAATCGACAAAAATTCAGCGCACTGCTTGACGAGCTTGGCATCGATCAACCACGTTGGCTTCATGTCACCGACGTCACAGACGCGGACACAATCGTGGAGCGCCTCGGGGGCTTTCCCGTTCTGGTGCGCCCGAGCTATGTGCTGAGCGGCGCCGCGATGAATGTTGCCCATGAACCCAATGAGCTCCGACGCATCCTCGCACTCGCGACCAGTGTCTCGCCTGAGTATCCAGTGGTGATGTCCAAATTCGAGACCCATGCACGCGAAGTCGAAATCGATGCCGTTGCAGACCAGGGAGAGCTTGTGCTTTGGGCAATCAGCGAACACATCGAGGATGCTGGTGTCCACAGCGGTGATGCTACGCTCGTGCTGCCCCCGCAAACGCTGTATATCGCTACCATTCGGCGGACAAAACAGATCGCCGCCGCCCTTGCTAAAGCTTTGTCCATTACTGGTCCGTTCAATGTTCAATTCCTTGCCAAACACAACGCAATAAAGGTTATTGAATGCAACCTGCGCGCTTCGCGCAGCTTTCCATTCGTATCCAAGGTGACTGGAAAAAATTTTGCAGGGGAAGCGATGCGTCGAATGCTAGGGGTGTCTCAAAAGCTCGTTAACGACAGCCTCGACCTCGACTATGTGGGGGTCAAGGTTCCGATGTTCTCTTTCTCAAGACTTGTTGGTGCCGACCCCATGCTGGGCGTGGAGATGGCGAGCACCGGCGAAGTCGGATGCTTAGGCAAAGACCTCAACGAGGCACTGCTACATGGGTTGCTAGCTACCGGGTTCCAACTTCCTCGCAAGGGGGTGTTGTTGTCCTTAGGCCCAGTTGTCGACAAGTATTGGTTTGCCGATGAGGCGCGCATCATCGGGCAGGAACTGGCGCTCCCCATCTATGCCACAGAGGGAACGGCAGAGATACTCACCGAACTCGGCATCGAGTGCA